From Dreissena polymorpha isolate Duluth1 chromosome 15, UMN_Dpol_1.0, whole genome shotgun sequence, a single genomic window includes:
- the LOC127859492 gene encoding zinc finger protein 98-like, which yields MEKHMRIPAGERLYKCWVCGYECNRNSHMKTHMRIHTGDKPYKCEVCGNTFNQSGHFKIHMRIHTGEKPYKCEVCGFECNQGGSLKSHMRIHTGEKPYKCEVCGYACKGSNTLKRHLQRHIRIHTGEREYKCGVCGYVCNHSSALKRHIIIHTGEREYKCELCGYTCKQSGNLNIHMRTHTGEKPYKCAVCGSTFKQSSHMKTHMKIHAEERLYKCEVCGFACKQSGNLKTHMMIHAEERLYKCGVCGYECNLNSHMKTHMRIHTGEKPYKCEVCGNTFNQSGHLKRHMRIHTGEGLSKCVERHSTTVVT from the coding sequence ATGGAGAAACACATGAGGATACCTGCAGgagagagactgtacaagtgtTGGGTGTGCGGTTATGAATGTAACCGGAATAGTCAcatgaagacacacatgaggatacatacaggagataAACCGTACAAGTGTGAAGTATGTGGTAATACATTCAACCAGAGTGGTCATTTTAagatacacatgaggatacatacaggagagaaaccatacaagtgtgaggtgtgtggttttGAATGTAACCAGGGTGGTTCCTTGAAgtcacacatgaggatacatacaggagagaaaccgtacaagtgtgaggtgtgtggttatgcatgtaaggGGAGTAATACCCTAAAGAGACACTTGCAGAGACACATCAGGATACATACTGGAGAGAGAGAATACAAGTGTGGGGTATGTGGTTATGTGTGTAACCATAGCAGTGCCTTGAAGAGACACATTATAATTCATACAGGAGAGAGAGAGTACAAGTGTGAGTTGTGTGGTTATACATGTAAACAGAGTGGTAACTTGAACATACACATGAGGAcacatacaggagagaaaccgtACAAGTGTGCGGTGTGTGGTTCTACATTTAAACAGAGTAGTCACATGAAGACACACATGAAGATACATGCAGAAGAGAGACTGtataagtgtgaggtgtgtggttttGCTTGTAAACAGAGTGGTAACTTAAAGACTCACATGATGATACATGCAGAagagagactgtacaagtgtggGGTGTGTGGTTATGAATGTAACCTGAATAGTCAcatgaagacacacatgaggatacatacaggagagaaaccgtacaagtgtgaggtatGTGGTAATACTTTCAACCAGAGTGGtcacttgaagagacacatgaggatacatacaggagagggACTGTCCAAGTGTGTGGAAAGGCATTCAACCACA
- the LOC127860110 gene encoding cyclin-dependent kinase 2-like, whose translation MENFQKIEKIGEGTYGVVYKAQDKINGQMVALKKIRLDADSEGVPSTAIREISLLKELDHINIVRLLDVVHSEKKLYLVFEFLHQDLKKYMDSCPPTGLGDPLIRSYMYQLLLGIAYCHAHRVLHRDIKPQNLLIDVQGNIKLADFGLARAFGVPVRTYTHEVVTLWYRAPEILLGSRFYSTPVDVWSLGCIFAEMITRKPLFPGDSEIDQLFRIFRTLGTPDETVWPNVTQLPDFKSSFPKWPHQPISNVLPHLAPDGLDLLTKMMKYEPSQRISAKAALAHPYFSCNVRDRPAPYIKSNRA comes from the exons ATGGAGAATTTCCAAAAGATAGAAAAGATAGGCGAGGGCACGTATGGAGTTGTTTACAAAGCACAAGACAAAATAAACGGACAGATGGTTGCCTTGAAGAAAATTCGGCTGGATGC TGATTCTGAAGGAGTGCCCAGCACAGCCATTCGCGAAATCTCTTTGTTAAAAGAATTGGATCATATTAATATAGTAAG GCTGCTAGATGTAGTGCACAGTGAGAAGAAGCTGTACTTGGTGTTTGAGTTTCTACATCAAGACCTCAAGAAGTACATGGACAGCTGTCCTCCCACTGGTCTTGGGGACCCACTTATCAGG AGTTACATGTACCAGCTGCTGTTGGGGATTGCCTACTGTCACGCTCACAGAGTTCTGCACAGGGACATCAAGCCTCAGAACCTTCTCATAGACGTGCAGGGAAACATCAAACTGGCTGACTTTGGCCTAGCAAGAGCCTTTGGGGTGCCTGTGAGAACTTACACACATGAG GTTGTTACATTATGGTACAGAGCACCAGAGATTTTACTTGGTAGCAGGTTTTACTCTACACCTGTGGACGTATGGAGTCTTGGCTGCATATTTGCTGAAATG ATAACCAGAAAGCCACTGTTCCCTGGGGACTCAGAAATAGACCAGTTGTTCAGGATTTTCAGAACCTTAG GAACTCCTGATGAGACGGTGTGGCCCAACGTGACCCAGCTGCCAGATTTCAAGTCCTCTTTTCCAAAGTGGCCTCATCAACCAATCAGCAATGTGCTGCCTCACCTGGCTCCAGATGGACTGGACCTGCTAACG AAAATGATGAAGTATGAACCAAGCCAAAGAATCTCTGCAAAGGCAGCTCTTGCACATCCATATTTCTCTTGCAACGTAAGGGATAGACCAGCACCTTACATCAAGTCTAACAGAGCCTAG